The Chaetodon auriga isolate fChaAug3 chromosome 3, fChaAug3.hap1, whole genome shotgun sequence genome has a window encoding:
- the LOC143314842 gene encoding glutathione hydrolase-like YwrD proenzyme isoform X1 produces MDTDLTFSSRRSPVVCLHGCAASSQPLASSIGLDILKRGGNAADAAVAMAAALAVTEPCSTGPGGDAFCLFYNGNTGDIRAINGSGRSPKAQTLDFLEERGYSPEAPPSPFDVLNVTVPGAPACWCDTVQLFGSHKLSLQEVLSGAVELAEVGFPVAEVAAHHWANWVAALRDAGKELGGDLLIDGHAPRCGQVFRNPALAQTMKELGERGKPAFYQGRVAQAIVDVISQNGGIMTLDDLSSHDSEVITPISTEYKGVRLWEPPPNSQGLAALLLLNILENFPLKDEGHNSSDYIHVLVEAVRLALTDALRYLGDPDHVTIPLETLLDKSYSHQRAQRITMDRAMEGVEPGLMAGGDTVYFCVIDSQGNACSFVNSTYMGFGSGLVPKDCGFSLQNRGASFSLSRNHVNCVVGGKRPYHTIISALLTDCATKSQKPQLLAALGVMGAFMQPQGHVQVLMNMLEFGMNPQQALDAPRVYVHYDHKTDQWLVNLEEGVDQQVAEELRRRGHKVNWPITGHNRSQFGRGQIITMGDWWNSSVSQADHPSRVLWAGSDPRGDGCAQGY; encoded by the exons ATGGATACCGACCTGACTTTCTCCTCTCGTCGGTCACCTGTGGTATGTTTACACGGCTGCGCGGCGTCCAGCCAGCCGCTCGCTTCAAGTATAGGACTGG ACATCCTGAAGCGTGGTGGTAATGCAGCAGATGCTGcagttgccatggcagcagCGCTGGCGGTAACAGAGCCCTGCAGCACTGGCCCTGGTGGAGATGCCTTCTGCTTGTTCTACAATGGAAACACTGGAGACATCAGAGCGATTAACGGCAG tggTCGTTCACCCAAAGCTCAgaccctggacttcctggaAGAACGTGGCTACAGTCCAGAGGCCCCTCCTTCACCCTTTGATGTCTTGAATGTCACAGTACCAGGCGCCCCTGCATGCTGGTGTGATACTGTACAGCTGTTTGGTAGTCACAAG CTGTCCTTGCAGGAGGTGCTGAGCGGGGCGGTGGAGCTTGCAGAGGTGGGGTTTCCTGTTGCCGAGGTAGCAGCTCACCACTGGGCGAACTGGGTGGCTGCCCTGAGGGATGCTGGGAAGGAACTAGGTGGAGACCTGCTGATTGATGGTCATGCGCCCAGATGTGGACAAGTATTCAGAAACCCTGCCCTGGCCCAGACTATGAAG GAGCTGGGTGAGCGTGGCAAACCAGCTTTCTACCAGGGCAGAGTGGCCCAAGCCATTGTTGATGTCATCAGCCAAAATGGAGGAATCATGACCCTGGATGACCTCagcagccatgacagtgagGTCATCACCCCCATAAGCACAGAATACAAG GGTGTGCGTCTGTGGGAGCCTCCTCCTAACAGTCAGGGATTggctgccctgctgctgctcaacatCCTGGAGAACTTCCCTCTCAAAG ATGAAGGCCATAACAGCTCTGACTACATCCATGTACTGGTGGAGGCTGTGCGCTTGGCATTAACAGACGCTCTGCGTTATCTGGGTGATCCAGATCATGTGACCATCCCCCTGGAAACCTTACTGGACAAGAGCTACAGCCATCAGCGAGCGCAGCGCATCACCATGGACAg gGCCATGGAAGGAGTGGAGCCTGGCCTGATGGCAGGAGGTGACACGGTCTATTTCTGTGTGATTGACAGTCAGGGCAATGCCTGCTCATTTGTCAACAGCACCTATATGGGCTTTGGGAGTGGGCTGGTTCCGAAGGATTGTGGATTTTCACTGCAG AACCGGGGTGCCAGCTTTTCTCTGAGTCGTAACCACGTTAACTGTGTTGTGGGGGGGAAGCGGCCGTATCACACCATCATATCTGCACTTCTCACTGACTGCGCAACCAAATCACAAAAACCACAACTCCTTGCTGCGCTGGGGGTGATGGGGGCTTTTATGCAACCGCAAGGACATGTCCAG GTGTTGATGAACATGTTGGAATTTGGGATGAATCCGCAACAAGCTTTGGATGCACCAAGAGTTTATGTACATTATGACCACAAAA CTGATCAGTGGTTGGTTAATCTGGAGGAGGGGGTCGACCAGCAGGTCGCTGAGGAGCTGAGAAGACGGGGCCACAAAGTcaactggccaatcacag gcCACAACAGGTCTCAGTTTGGGCGGGGACAGATCATCACCATGGGGGATTGGTGGAACTCATCTGTCAGTCAAGCTGATCATCCATCCAGGGTGCTGTGGGCAGGATCAGACCCCAGAGGGGATGGATGCGCTCAGGGGTACTAG
- the LOC143314842 gene encoding glutathione hydrolase-like YwrD proenzyme isoform X2, with protein sequence MFTRLRGVQPAARFKYRTGGRSPKAQTLDFLEERGYSPEAPPSPFDVLNVTVPGAPACWCDTVQLFGSHKLSLQEVLSGAVELAEVGFPVAEVAAHHWANWVAALRDAGKELGGDLLIDGHAPRCGQVFRNPALAQTMKELGERGKPAFYQGRVAQAIVDVISQNGGIMTLDDLSSHDSEVITPISTEYKGVRLWEPPPNSQGLAALLLLNILENFPLKDEGHNSSDYIHVLVEAVRLALTDALRYLGDPDHVTIPLETLLDKSYSHQRAQRITMDRAMEGVEPGLMAGGDTVYFCVIDSQGNACSFVNSTYMGFGSGLVPKDCGFSLQNRGASFSLSRNHVNCVVGGKRPYHTIISALLTDCATKSQKPQLLAALGVMGAFMQPQGHVQVLMNMLEFGMNPQQALDAPRVYVHYDHKTDQWLVNLEEGVDQQVAEELRRRGHKVNWPITGHNRSQFGRGQIITMGDWWNSSVSQADHPSRVLWAGSDPRGDGCAQGY encoded by the exons ATGTTTACACGGCTGCGCGGCGTCCAGCCAGCCGCTCGCTTCAAGTATAGGACTGG tggTCGTTCACCCAAAGCTCAgaccctggacttcctggaAGAACGTGGCTACAGTCCAGAGGCCCCTCCTTCACCCTTTGATGTCTTGAATGTCACAGTACCAGGCGCCCCTGCATGCTGGTGTGATACTGTACAGCTGTTTGGTAGTCACAAG CTGTCCTTGCAGGAGGTGCTGAGCGGGGCGGTGGAGCTTGCAGAGGTGGGGTTTCCTGTTGCCGAGGTAGCAGCTCACCACTGGGCGAACTGGGTGGCTGCCCTGAGGGATGCTGGGAAGGAACTAGGTGGAGACCTGCTGATTGATGGTCATGCGCCCAGATGTGGACAAGTATTCAGAAACCCTGCCCTGGCCCAGACTATGAAG GAGCTGGGTGAGCGTGGCAAACCAGCTTTCTACCAGGGCAGAGTGGCCCAAGCCATTGTTGATGTCATCAGCCAAAATGGAGGAATCATGACCCTGGATGACCTCagcagccatgacagtgagGTCATCACCCCCATAAGCACAGAATACAAG GGTGTGCGTCTGTGGGAGCCTCCTCCTAACAGTCAGGGATTggctgccctgctgctgctcaacatCCTGGAGAACTTCCCTCTCAAAG ATGAAGGCCATAACAGCTCTGACTACATCCATGTACTGGTGGAGGCTGTGCGCTTGGCATTAACAGACGCTCTGCGTTATCTGGGTGATCCAGATCATGTGACCATCCCCCTGGAAACCTTACTGGACAAGAGCTACAGCCATCAGCGAGCGCAGCGCATCACCATGGACAg gGCCATGGAAGGAGTGGAGCCTGGCCTGATGGCAGGAGGTGACACGGTCTATTTCTGTGTGATTGACAGTCAGGGCAATGCCTGCTCATTTGTCAACAGCACCTATATGGGCTTTGGGAGTGGGCTGGTTCCGAAGGATTGTGGATTTTCACTGCAG AACCGGGGTGCCAGCTTTTCTCTGAGTCGTAACCACGTTAACTGTGTTGTGGGGGGGAAGCGGCCGTATCACACCATCATATCTGCACTTCTCACTGACTGCGCAACCAAATCACAAAAACCACAACTCCTTGCTGCGCTGGGGGTGATGGGGGCTTTTATGCAACCGCAAGGACATGTCCAG GTGTTGATGAACATGTTGGAATTTGGGATGAATCCGCAACAAGCTTTGGATGCACCAAGAGTTTATGTACATTATGACCACAAAA CTGATCAGTGGTTGGTTAATCTGGAGGAGGGGGTCGACCAGCAGGTCGCTGAGGAGCTGAGAAGACGGGGCCACAAAGTcaactggccaatcacag gcCACAACAGGTCTCAGTTTGGGCGGGGACAGATCATCACCATGGGGGATTGGTGGAACTCATCTGTCAGTCAAGCTGATCATCCATCCAGGGTGCTGTGGGCAGGATCAGACCCCAGAGGGGATGGATGCGCTCAGGGGTACTAG
- the tm4sf18 gene encoding transmembrane 4 L6 family member 1 has translation MCCSVGFARSLGLALLPLALCCILANLLLLFPMGQSSYIQQDRLASYIWYFGGLGGGGLLMLVPGVVFITLGKCSCCWNESLMMCGSVLAAVVGLVGSGYCFVISGFALVQGPQCFTSFGWTYPFADQGGRYLLQPETWSRCLQPVHIVEWNVTLLCVLLGLAVLEFIICLLQLGNGLVNAVCRPCCYKQEYSLNA, from the exons ATGTGTTGTTCGGTGGGTTTTGCCAGGTCTCTGGGTCTGGCCCTGCTGCCTCTGGCCCTCTGCTGTATCCTGGCCAACCTGCTTCTGCTGTTTCCTATGGGACAAAGCAGCTACATCCAGCAGGACCGCCTGGCCAGCTACATCTGGTACTTTGGTGGACTTGGAGGAGGGGGACTGTTG ATGTTGGTTCCAGGTGTGGTCTTCATCACTCTGGGAAAATGTAGCTGCTGTTGGAATGAGAGCCTAATG ATGTGTGGGTCAGTGCTGGCAGCTGTGGTCGGCCTGGTGGGGTCTGGCTACTGTTTCGTCATATCAGGGTTTGCCTTGGTGCAGGGTCCCCAGTGCTTCACCTCTTTTGGATGGACATACCCCTTTGCAGACCAGGGGGGCAG GTATCTCTTACAACCGGAGACTTGGTCACGGTGTCTTCAGCCGGTTCATATCGTAGAGTGGAAtgtgactctgctgtgtgtgttactgGGCCTGGCTGTGCTGGAGTTCATCATCTGCCTCTTACAGCTGGGAAACGGTTTAGTCAACGCCGTCTGCCGGCCCTGTTGCTATAAGCAGGAGTACAGTCTCAATGCTTAG
- the cp gene encoding ceruloplasmin, whose product MPRLVLLLCYAAVCVSGMRREYFLRIEEVSWNYAPSGMNIIQNRTLQQDEEASVFLKKGPQRIGPIYKKAVYKQYSDATYRTEVVKSDWLGFIGPLLMVEHGDTVIVHLRNSASRPYSIHPHGLNYSKGNEGALYPDGTGPELKRDDAVAPGATVTYEWTLPDSHSPTSEDNNCMTRFYHSHVSPPKDINSGLIGPLIICKRGTLDLHGDRSGDYLYALLFMVTDENFSWYLDENIRTHITNPARNLKEDEDFIESNKMHGINGLLYGNLPGLSMCQGNKIHWHMIGLGNEVDMHSVHFHGQILTTQNHHTDTVSLFPASSTTAEMVADNPGHWLLTCTVNDHLMAGMQAIFEIKKCFPNVHKPRPHGELRQFFIAAEEDVWDYAPTLPNDSEADMFVTKGPNRIGSRYKKVRYVEYTDNTFTTKMLRAPEEQHLGILGPVLRAQEKDTIRVVFKNKASRAYSIQPHGVQYSVEQDGTLYHNELEESYTEKKLRELKKLPRVVTPPPAALVRPGTVHTYEWTVPVDAGPVQGEADCLTYLYYSGVDPVKDTNSGLVGPLLVCREGSLKKGAQKNYDKEFHLMATVFDENLSWYLDENIRTFATAPTTVNKEDEGFMESNKMHAINGFVYRNLPGLTMCNGDKVTWHLSGLGSETDINSLYFQGNRFIYHQNRRDSISVFPHISHTVTMQPDSMGQFEVVSPTVNHYRGGMRANYTVEKCSLFQRQGEIMLHSKTYYIAAMETDWDYSPNRTWETEMFRGQDSPAPVFLDQQGGFIGSRYKKVVYRQFTSDKFTKQVERTADMEHLGIMGPMIHADVGDKVKVVFKNMASRAYSIHAHGVKTETPDVYHTQPGETHTYYWYVTKNTGPTAEQEECSVSAYYSTVDVVKDLYSGLIGPLVICRRSWGRTFGLKKEVEEFALLFLVFDENESWYLDENIRTHIRTPRPNLKDDETFIESNKMHSINGYMYANLNGLNMEVGDKVYWYLMAMGNDVDIHTVHWHGHSVEYKLGGGPHRTDSYELFPATFQTVKMRPQYPGSWLLHCHVTDHIKGGMEALYTVTEKAKKKGIFG is encoded by the exons ATGCCTCGGttggtgttgctgctgtgttatgcagcagtatgtgtgtctggGATGAGGAGAGAGTACTTCCTTAGGATAGAGGAGGTGTCTTGGAACTACGCCCCAAGTGGGATGAACATCATTCAAAACCgcacactgcagcaggatgA AGAAGCCTCagtctttttaaaaaagggCCCCCAGCGGATTGGCCCCATCTACAAGAAGGCTGTGTATAAGCAGTACAGTGACGCCACCTACAGGACAGAGGTGGTGAAGTCAGACTGGCTGGGCTTCATAGGACCCCTGTTGATGGTTGAGCATGGAGACACGGTGATCGTCCACCTGAGAAACTCAGCGTCCCGACCTTACAGCATCCACCCACATGGGCTGAACTACAGCAAGGGCAATGAGG GAGCCTTATACCCAGACGGTACTGGTCCAGAGCTGAAGCGTGATGACGCAGTGGCTCCTGGTGCAACGGTGACGTATGAGTGGACCCTCCCAGACAGCCACAGCCCAACATCAGAGGACAACAACTGCATGACCAGGTTCTACCACTCCCACGTTTCCCCACCGAAAGACATCAACTCAGGACTGATAGGGCCGCTCATCATCTGTAAGAGAG GAACTCTGGACTTACATGGAGACAGGTCAGGAGACTATCTGTACGCTCTGCTGTTCATGGTGACAGATGAGAACTTCAGCTGGTACCTGGATGAAAACATCAGGACGCACATTACGAATCCTGCCAGAAACctgaaggaggatgaagatTTCATTGAGAGCAACAAAATGCACG GTATAAACGGCTTACTTTATGGCAACCTGCCTGGACTGAGCATGTGCCAAGGCAACAAGATCCACTGGCATATGATTGGCTTAGGCAATGAG GTGGACATGCATTCAGTTCATTTCCATGGTCAGATCCTGACCACACAGAACCACCATACAGACACGGTCAGTCTTTTCCCCGCCTCCAGCACTACAGCGGAAATGGTGGCTGACAACCCCGGACACTGGCTGCTGACGTGCACTGTCAATGACCATCTGATGG CTGGAATGCAGGCTATATTTGAGATCAAGAAGTGTTTCCCCAACGTCCATAAACCCCGACCACACGGTGAGCTCAGACAATTCTTCATTGCTGCTGAAGAAGATGTCTGGGACTATGCCCCAACGCTGCCTAATGACAG tgaagCAGACATGTTTGTAACCAAAGGTCCAAACCGTATTGGAAGCCGCTATAAGAAGGTTCGCTATGTGGAATACACTGACAACACCTTCACAACAAAGATGCTGCGTGCCCCAGAGGAGCAACACCTTGGAATTCTGG GTCCTGTGCTGCGAGCACAAGAAAAGGACACAATCAGAGTGGTGTTTAAGAACAAGGCGAGCCGGGCTTACAGCATACAACCACATGGTGTTCAGTACAGTGTGGAACAGGACGGCACGCTCTATCACAATGAACTGGAAG agTCCTATACAGAAAAGAAACTACGGGAGCTAAAAAAACTACCAA GAGTGGTCACCCCTCCCCCTGCTGCTCTGGTCAGACCTGGGACGGTGCACACCTATGAGTGGACAGTGCCAGTGGATGCTGGTCCAGTACAGGGTGAGGCTGACTGTCTGACCTATCTGTACTACTCTGGAGTTGACCCTGTTAAAGACACCAACTCTGGGCTGGTCGGACCGCTCCTTGTCTGTCGAGAAGGATCTCTGAAGAAAGGAGCCcag AAGAACTATGACAAAGAATTCCACCTCATGGCCACGGTGTTTGATGAGAACCTGAGCTGGTATCTTGATGAGAACATTAGGACCTTCGCCACAGCTCCCACCACCGTTAACAAGGAGGATGAGGGCTTTATGGAAAGCAACAAGATGCACG CCATCAATGGGTTTGTGTACAGGAACCTCCCAGGTCTGACTATGTGTAATGGGGACAAAGTAACGTGGCACCTGTCAGGACTGGGTTCAGAGACCGACATCAACAGCCTTTATTTCCAGGGAAACCGCTTCATCTACCACCAGAACAGACGGGACTCCATCAGCGTCTTCCCTCACatctcacacactgtcaccaTGCAGCCAGACAGCATGG gtcagTTTGAAGTGGTGTCTCCAACAGTGAACCATTATCGTGGTGGGATGAGAGCCAACTACACGGTAGAGAAGTGCAGCCTCTTTCAGCGTCAGGGTGAAATTATGCTCCATTCAAAAACCTACTACATCGCTGCCATGGAAACAGACTGGGACTACTCTCCAAACCGCACCTGGGAGACTGAGATGTTCCGCGGTCAAGACAG tcctGCTCCTGTCTTCCTGGATCAGCAGGGTGGGTTTATAGGTTCCCGTTACAAGAAAGTAGTCTATCGCCAGTTCACCAGTGACAAGTTCACCAAGCAGGTGGAGAGAACAGCCGATATGGAACACCTTGGCATCATGG GTCCAATGATTCATGCCGATGTGGGCGATAAGGTGAAGGTGGTTTTTAAAAACATGGCATCCAGGGCATATTCTATCCACGCCCATGGAGTCAAGACAGAGACCCCTGATGTTTACCACACCCAACCAG GTGAGACTCACACCTACTACTGGTATGTTACAAAGAATACAGGACCAACTGCAGAGCAAGAGGAGTGTTCTGTGTCAGCATACTACTCCACTGTTGATGTTGTCAAG GACCTGTACAGCGGTCTGATTGGTCCGTTGGTGATCTGTCGCCGTAGCTGGGGCAG AACATTTGGTTTGAAGAAGGAAGTAGAAGAGTTTGCGCTGCTTTTCCTGGTTTTTGATGAGAATGAGAGTTG GTATCTGGATGAAAATATCAGGACCCACATCAGGACTCCTCGCCCAAACTTGAAGGATGATGAAACCTTTATAGAGAGCAACAAGATGCACA GCATTAATGGTTATATGTATGCCAATCTGAATGGTTTGAACATGGAGGTGGGTGATAAGGTGTACTGGTACTTGATGGCAATGGGCAATGATGTGGACATACACACCGTACACTGGCACGGACACAGTGTGGAATATAAG CTGGGTGGAGGTCCTCATCGTACGGATTCATACGAGCTGTTTCCAGCAACTTTCCAG ACAGTAAAGATGCGTCCTCAGTATCCTGGTTCCTGGCTGCTCCACTGTCACGTCACTGACCACATTAAAGGTGGCATGGAGGCGTTGTATACTGTTACCGAAAAAG CAAAGAAGAAGGGAATCTTTGGCTGA